Proteins encoded in a region of the Rutidosis leptorrhynchoides isolate AG116_Rl617_1_P2 chromosome 9, CSIRO_AGI_Rlap_v1, whole genome shotgun sequence genome:
- the LOC139867169 gene encoding O-fucosyltransferase 13, translating to MNQMLSIFVKKPLLTLTFFTIVLLFAVISLSPSSPFSYQIPLYSATGTTPVIWSAKRILEWRPCDWWIQGHFTDLAVKSNGYIRVDCYGGLNQMRRDLCDGVGVARLLNATLVLPKFEVAAYWNESSGFTDVFDVDYFIEQLKGFIEVVKELPSEIASKEPVRVDCSKRKGQFDYVETVLPSLLEHRYISITPAMSQRRDRFPLYAKAALCQACYSALRLTRVLEKKSSELLEAIPKPFLSLHLRFEPDMVAYSQCEYNGLSSSSMKAIEAARGDRKPWTGETARRWRSRGKCPLTPNETAFILQSLSIPTNTNIYLAAGDGIMELEGLTSVYTNVVTKSSLLSGEDFKIMHGNTKAALDYYVSINSDSYVATYFGNMDKMVAAMRAYNGLYKTLFLSRKDFADFTSQGLKGKELMEALSKAHRDDFVMGRGSALPDCFCDFKL from the exons ATGAATCAGATGTTATCTATTTTCGTGAAAAAACCCTTACTCACACTCACCTTTTTCACTATTGTTCTATTATTCGCCGTGATCTCATTATCTCCTTCTTCACCTTTCTCCTATCAGATCCCTCTCTATTCCGCCAC TGGCACTACACCTGTTatatggagtgctaaaagaattttAGAATGGCGTCCTTGTGATTGGTGGATTCAAGGACATTTCACTG ATTTAGCAGTTAAGAGTAATGGTTATATTCGAGTGGATTGTTATGGTGGGCTTAATCAGATGAGGAGGGAT TTATGTGATGGTGTTGGTGTAGCACGATTACTGAATGCTACTCTTGTTTTGCCAAAGTTTGAAGTGGCTGCTTATTGGAATGAATCAAG TGGTTTCACGGATGTATTTGATGTGGACTACTTTATTGAACAATTGAAGGGGTTTATTGAAGTTGTAAAAGAACTTCCTTCAGAAATTGCATCAAAAGAACCTGTACGAGTAGATTGCAGCAAACGCAAAGGGCAATTTGATTACGTTGAGACTGTCCTTCCCTCCCTTTTGGAGCATCGATACATTTCTATTACACCTGCAATGAGCCAAAGACGTGATAG GTTCCCGCTCTATGCAAAGGCTGCCCTTTGTCAAGCATGTTACAGTGCGTTACGTCTAACAAGAGTTTTAGAGAAGAAGAGTTCCGAGCTTCTAGAAGCCATACCAAAACCCTTTCTATCTCTTCACCTACGTTTCGAACCTGATATGGTAGCATACAGTCAATGTGAATACAACGGGCTTTCTTCTTCGTCCATGAAGGCTATAGAGGCTGCTCGTGGAGATCGAAAACCGTGGACCGGAGAAACAGCCCGTCGTTGGAGATCACGTGGAAAATGTCCACTCACTCCTAACGAAACGGCTTTCATTCTTCAATCTCTTTCGATCCCAACAAACACAAACATTTATTTAGCAGCTGGAGATGGAATTATGGAACTTGAAGGATTAACATCTGTTTACACAAACGTTGTTACAAAGTCATCTCTTTTGAGTGGTGAAGACTTCAAGATTATGCATGGAAATACGAAAGCTGCATTGGATTATTACGTATCGATTAATAGTGATTCGTATGTGGCTACATATTTTGGTAATATGGATAAGATGGTGGCTGCAATGAGAGCTTATAATGGGTTGTATAAAACCCTGTTTTTAAGTAGGAAGGATTTTGCAGACTTTACTTCTCAGGGGTTAAAAGGGAAAGAGTTAATGGAAGCTTTGAGTAAAGCTCATAGAGATGATTTTGTTATGGGGAGAGGTTCTGCATTGCCTGATTGTTTTTGTGACTTCAAATTGTGA